In Halichondria panicea chromosome 13, odHalPani1.1, whole genome shotgun sequence, one genomic interval encodes:
- the LOC135346497 gene encoding Krueppel-like factor 16, producing MACEIMMNHSVEVVDGLYHQSAWAQPLSPELGSPVHAGSPHGSLYSPTSPVLSHAGSPPHMGCYSPVHSPPMHAVHSPPMHAVHSPHSIMTNSPSPLDHTIIKHEHITCDELGYARSDNSRSLSTLLRDSSQELSCVVQSCQFGGPREILDVSPYLEDCPDLLAMHASGMKLEEQSPPAYNSMYPSPPVSEHALSPHHSPVHCIEPQAAPEITMVHAANQPHMHAQFPDFPTPAGTPEVNLSTATTLPLEHYPPSPGTIFSNCGQQMHQGYHMPLSLPVEFLAGKGCLPADAHFYESATPIQMAMSSHPTFIVPQMAMQQQNGMQQKSEEQRKPFVCLYPGCTKRYLKLSHLQMHIRKHTGEKPYVCDHEGCGKRFSRSDQLRRHSRKHSGIRPFQCEVCERKFSRSDHLKTHMRTHTGEKPHICTWPNCPKRFARSDELGRHLAMHRRHLEKNRF from the exons ATGGCCTGTGAAATCATGATGAATCATTCGGTCGAAGTTGTGGATGGTCTCTACCACCAAAGCGCATGGGCTCAGCCCCTCTCCCCAGAACTGGGCTCACCGGTGCACGCCGGCTCTCCCCACGGCTCTTTGTACTCCCCTACCTCCCCTGTGCTGTCCCACGCTGGATCCCCTCCACATATGGGATGCTACTCTCCTGTGCACTCTCCacctatgcatgcagtgcactctccccccatgcatgcagtacactcTCCTCACAGCATCATGACCAACTCACCATCTCCCCTTGATCACACTATAATCAAGCACGAGCATATCACCTGTGATGAGCTGGGCTATGCTAGGAGCGACAACTCCAGGAGCCTATCTACCCTGTTGAGGGATTCAAGCCAGGAACTGAGCTGTGTTGTGCAAAGCTGTCAATTTGGAGGACCAAGAGAGATCCTAGATG TGTCTCCTTATTTGGAAGACTGCCCTGACCTATTGGCAATGCATGCCTCAGGCATGAAGCTCGAGGAGCAGTCCCCACCGGCCTACAACTCCATGTACCCCAGTCCTCCCGTGTCGGAACACGCCCTCTCCCCCCACCACTCTCCAGTGCACTGCATTGAACCTCAAGCTGCACCTGAGATCACCATGGTGCATGCAGCCAACCAGCCGCACATGCACGCCCAGTTCCCTGACTTCCCTACTCCAGCTGGAACTCCAGAAGTCAACCTGTCAACTGCTACCACCCTCCCTCTCGAGCATTACCCTCCCTCTCCTGGTACCATCTTCTCAAACTGTGGACAACAGATGCATCAAGGATACCATATGCCTCTCTCTCTACCAGTGGAGTTTCTGGCCGGAAAAGGATGCTTGCCTGCAGATGCTCACTTCTATGAAAGTGCCACTCCTATTCAGATGGCCATGTCTTCCCACCCCACCTTCATTGTGCCTCAGATGGCAATGCAGCAGCAAAATGGCATGCAGCAGAAGTCAGAGGAGCAGAGAAAGCCGTTCGTGTGCCTATATCCTGGCTGCACCAAGCGATACTTGAAGCTGTCCCATCTCCAAATGCACATCAGAAAGCACACTGGGGAGAAACCATATGTATGCGATCACGAGGGTTGTGGAAAGAGATTCTCCCGATCCGACCAGCTCCGAAGACACAGCCGCAAGCACTCTGGTATCCGTCCATTTCAGTGTGAGGTTTGCGAGAGAAAGTTCTCACGATCCGATCACCTCAAAACCCACATGAGGACGCATACTGGAGAGAAGCCACATATTTGCACCTGGCCCAACTGTCCCAAACGATTCGCACGATCTGATGAGCTCGGTCGCCACTTGGCCATGCACAGAAGACATCTTGAGAAGAATCGATTCTGA
- the LOC135346959 gene encoding uridine phosphorylase 1-like, which translates to MSSSEELKKPHGLPNKYLDDLDNDFFYHFSYSRSDCKKKFGDVKIVVCGGSMSRMGVFAEKVAREIGHHQVTKEELSISRTDRFAFYKIGRVLSVSHGMGVPSLTIMLHEIIKLLRYAEADDPVIIRLGTSGGLGVPAGTVVVTNKAYNAFCEEVHEIVVMGKRVRRPSLMNQDVAQEIKSCQDDHSFKTVLAGTMCTDDFYEGQARTDGAVCEHTEEEKLAYLKEIKEKGISNIEMECSALAALTHHTGIKAAVVCVALLDRLKGDQVSISPEDYAEYQRRPQALIVRFIKHKLGI; encoded by the exons ATGAGCAGTTccgaagagctcaagaagccTCATGGCCTTCCCAACAAATACCTAGATGATCTGGATAATGATTTTTTCTACCATTTCAGCTACTCGAGGTCTGATTGCAAGAAGAAGTTCGGAGATGTTAAA ATAGTGGTGTGTGGAGGTAGCATGAGCAGAATGGGAGTGTTTGCAGAGAAGGTCGCCAGGGAGATTGGTCATCACCAGGTCACCAAGGAGGAGTTAAGTATTTCACGGACAGACAGATTTGCTTTCTACAAGATAGGACGTGTACTTTCTGTCAGT CACGGTATGGGTGTACCCTCCCTCACCATCATGCTGCATGAGATCATCAAGCTCCTCAGATACGCCGAGGCTGATGACCCTGTCATCATCAGACTGGGCACCTCTGGGGGACTAG GTGTACCTGCTGGCACTGTGGTTGTTACCAACAAAGCATACAATGCCTTCTGTGAGGAGGTCCATGAGATT GTGGTGATGGGTAAGAGAGTGAGGAGGCCTTCTCTGATGAATCAAGACGTAGCACAGGAGATAAAGTCTTGTCAAGATGACCACTCTTTCAAAACAGTCCTTGCTGGCACGATGTGCACTGATGATTTCTATGAAG GTCAAGCCAGGACAGACGGTGCCGTGTGTGAGCACACAGAGGAAGAGAAACTGGCCTATCTGAAGGAGATCAAAGAGAAGGGGATCTCTAACATAGAGATGGAGTGCTCTGCACTGGCTGCCCTCACTCACCACACTGGGATCAAAGCCGCCGTCGTGTGTGTGGCTCTCCTCGACCGTCTCAAGGGAGATCAGGTGTCCATCTCACCAGAGGATTATGCCGAATATCAGAGGAGGCCACAAGCTCTCATTGTCAGGTTTATCAAGCACAAACTAGGAATTTAA
- the LOC135346961 gene encoding ATP synthase-coupling factor 6, mitochondrial-like, producing MAARLLTKVSSTRVSLWSVVSWRALSVGAPLCAKSKPDTKPDTDPVKQLFVDKIKEYQSAKGKSGKAPGLRAEDEEQLVGELARLKNIYGDGDLTQFPKFDFKEDIKIDWR from the exons ATGGCAGCTAGATTGCTTACTAAAGTGTCCTCTACCAGGGTATCCCTATGGTCGGTGGTGTCCTGGAGAGCCTTGTCTGTTGGAGCTCCCCTCTGTGCAAAGAGCAAGCCTGATACTAAGCCTGATACTGACCCTGTGAAGCAGCTTTTTGTGGACAAAATCaag GAGTACCAGAGTGCCAAAGGGAAGAGTGGGAAGGCTCCCGGACTGAGGGCAGAGGACGAGGAGCAGTTGGTGGGAGAGTTGGCACGATTAAAGAATATTTACGGTGATGGCGACCTCACACAGTTCCCCAAGTTTGACTTCAAAGAGGACATCAAGATAG ATTGGAGATAA
- the LOC135346957 gene encoding uncharacterized protein LOC135346957: MLHSWMRSCLRLRRRRMSSGHRIVNQECQRPGVWNKVGMSLWSYLKRVGHMTKSYLLIKLGPHKPLLVYGMAAFLWEKEKVPEQELQRCLQYYEDRVKATCDYMPTTTTTATRVDNNNSSPSPGSWFTWFSWQLQGTAESEPIENRLVDEKELKRQEMVDKLTALYTECSEKKLSQLPLVGINSKVPLQYKIGSLLVKKTKESVVSLLKQAAAITQAAVGESLPAESKPISLSCCQSVSDVSCLEFELHHHQFPVVWIPVPVDRQSTIHNQMYPLVGLHDHHSKVMDMLVTFVDRPSVQNSLNWFIYSLDQFLSVDTVQNHSLFHQANQLCHSFLQHTLQTVDNMFQEDCSVEQHIPSKSSIDSECQLKSTIDYLSDWEVFINEPMYMVFRKLYADTGLYQFKVIGTYDDITANEFFEVQVDEKARKSWDHYVAKLNTVDFDPSSGCGVVHWVMKFPFPMSAREYVYVRKSWKSSEDGAIVVVNRSVDYPSLPESSEAVRVKGYYSEMVIKPHTCVDHPGFNYELTYFDDPQIHLPASCVNWVANSAMPDFLNRVRKAALSRRISQGPIKAT, translated from the exons ATGTTGCATTCGTGGATGAGAAGTTGTCTACGTCTACGTCGACGTCGGATGTCTAGTGGTCATCGTATAGTCAATCAAGAATGTCAGAGACCTGGTGTGTGGAACAA GGTTGGTATGTCACTGTGGAGCTATCTGAAGAGggtaggtcacatgactaaGTCGTACCTGCTCATCAAGCTGGGTCCTCACAAGCCGCTACTGGTGTATGGAATGGCCGCTTTCTTGTGGGAGAAAGAAAAGGTACCGGAGCAGGAACTTCAAAG GTGTTTGCAGTACTATGAGGATCGTGTGAAGGCTACTTGCGATTATAtgcccaccaccaccaccactgctACTAGAGTTGACAATAACAACAGCTCCCCCTCTCCAGGCTCGTGGTTTACGTGGTTCTCATGGCAACTGCAGGGAACAGCAGAGAGCGAACCCATCGAAAATCGACTAGTCGATGAGAAAGAATTGAAGCGCCAGGAAATGGTGGACAAGCTCACTGCACTCTACACGGAATGCTCTGAGAAAAAACTGTCGCAGTTACCACTCGTTGGAATTAACTCTAAAGTGCCTTTGCAGTATAAAATTGGATCGTTACTTGTCAAGAAGACAAAGGAATCTGTTGTTAGTCTACTCAAGCAGGCCGCTGCCATAACACAGGCTGCAGTGGGAGAGAGTCTACCCGCAGAGTCAAAACCAATCAGTTTGTCTTGCTGCCAGAGTGTGTCAGATGTATCATGTTTGGAATTTGAGTTGCATCATCACCAATTTCCTGTAGTCTGGATCCCTGTTCCTGTGGATAGACAGTCGACCATTCACAATCAAATGTACCCACTTGTAGGTCTTCACGATCACCACTCAAAGGTCATGGATATGCTGGTTACGTTTGTTGACCGTCCTAGTGTCCAGAACTCACTAAACTGGTTTATATACTCGTTGGACCAGTTTCTCAGCGTGGACACTGTCCAAAACCACTCCCTATTTCACCAAGCCAACCAACTGTGTCACTCATTCCTTCAACACACACTACAAACTGTCGACAACATGTTCCAAGAAGATTGCAGCGTTGAGCAGCACATTCCATCGAAGTCGAGTATTGACTCCGAATGCCAATTAAAGTCAACTATCGATTATCTGTCTGACTGGGAGGTGTTTATTAACGAACCTATGTACATGGTCTTCCGTAAGCTGTACGCTGACACCGGGCTCTACCAGTTCAAGGTGATCGGGACTTACGACGACATCACGGCCAATGAATTCTTTGAGGTTCAG GTTGATGAAAAGGCGAGAAAATCCTGGGATCATTATGTGGCCAAATTAAATACAGTGGACTTTGACCCCAGCTCAGGGTGTGGAGTGGTGCACTGGGTGATGAAGTTTCCG TTCCCCATGTCCGCTCGCGAGTATGTGTACGTGCGCAAGAGTTGGAAGAGTTCAGAAGATGGTGCCATTGTCGTAGTCAACAG GTCAGTGGATTACCCATCCTTACCTGAGTCCAGTGAAGCTGTGAGAGTGAAGGGCTACTATAGTGAGATGGTGATCAAGCCTCACACCTGTGTTGACCATCCTGGATTCAACTACGAGCTCACCTACTTTGACGACCCCCAGATCCACTTACCCGCCTCCTGTGTCAACTGGGTCGCCAATTCGG CTATGCCAGATTTCCTCAATCGAGTGCGTAAGGCAGCTCTGTCCAGACGAATCTCACAAGGACCAATAAAAGCAACCTGA
- the LOC135346958 gene encoding uncharacterized protein LOC135346958 isoform X1, with protein sequence MANFFPKQKRGFYEKSSQLSTVLQNLRSYQLATGDVSSAKLTLAREKFGDDDERVFAAVVKNTVDRPEGHGPSIKQHRRRKRSTTKCNSSITFICQFLAERKPKKMISVIPTPSKTPTSSSALSMLSTYSDSDHSDKLEVPPVIREMFTEDKSESSLKTETDKYEMCGQLGYFDGGGSSSDEGRTIEFPQEPSITAPSVPLSTYVCWKCNNVGHLPKDCTVTVGIRKTQPQSKTKLSAELRTHYDQCNKIKARKGSRCAECGIHSNLASCLECGVVLCDGRGHLASHLSQHSTHNTLYSHKLRRMLKCCKVSCDVVDIYELVMCSVCLGKAFTQHYSMISATWSKSGLKAIPNALCCEEHFLWHRMNCPSSMEEHFVSADSLEQQSGQSGLVSEFFL encoded by the exons ATGGCGAATTTTTTTCCCAAACAGAAGAGAGGATTTT ATGAGAAGAGCTCCCAGCTGTCCACTGTACTACAGAATCTACGCAGCTACCAGCTCGCCACTGGAGATGTCAGCTCAGCCAAGTTGACTCTGGCCAGAGAGAAATTTG GTGATGATGATGAACGTGTGTTTGCCGCTGTTGTCAAGAATACAGTGGACAGACCGGAAGGACACGGCCCGTCTATAAAGCAACACAGAAGGAGGAAACGAAGTACAACCAAGTGTAATAGTTCTATAACCTTTATATGCCAATTTCTTGCAGAAAGAAAGCCAAAGAAGATGATTAGTGTCATCCCCACACCCAGTAAGACACCAACCTCATCCTCTgcactgagcatgctcagtacgTACTCTGACTCTGACCATAGTGACAAGCTTGAGGTACCCCCTGTCATTAGAGAGATGTTTACCGAGGATAAATCAGAAAGCAGCTTAAAAACTGAGACAGATAAATACGAGATGTGTGGTCAGCTTGGATATTTTGACGGAGGGGGCTCATCAAGCGACGAGGGACGTACCATCGAGTTTCCACAGGAACCATCAATTACTGCACCCTCTGTTCCACTCTCTACTTATGTTTGCTGGAAATGCAATAATGTGGGTCACCTGCCTAAAGACTGCACTGTTACCGTGGGGATCCGGAAGACTCAACCACAATCAAAGACTAAATTATCAGCAGAGCTACGTACTCACTACGACCAGTGTAACAAGATCAAGGCAAGGAAAGGCAGCAGATGTGCTGAGTGTGGTATTCATAGCAACCTTGCTTCGTGTCTGGAATGTGG tgttgttttgtgtgaTGGCCGTGGACACTTGGCCTCTCATCTCTCACAGCATTCAACACACAACACTTTATACTCACACAAGCTAAGAAGAATG CTCAAGTGCTGCaaggtgtcatgtgatgtggTGGATATATACGAGCTGGTCATGTGCTCTGTGTGTCTGGGCAAAGCGTTTACGCAGCACTACTCTATGATCTCAGCCACCTG GTCAAAGTCTGGACTTAAAGCTATTCCCAACGCCCTCTGCTGTGAGGAGCATTTCCTTTG GCACAGAATGAACTGCCCCAGCTCTATGGAGGAGCATTTCGTGTCAGCTGATTCACTAGAGCAACAATCTGGACAGAGTGGACTTGTTAGTGAATTCTTTTTGTGA
- the LOC135346958 gene encoding uncharacterized protein LOC135346958 isoform X2 yields the protein MANFFPKQKRGFYEKSSQLSTVLQNLRSYQLATGDVSSAKLTLAREKFGDDDERVFAAVVKNTVDRPEGHGPSIKQHRRRKRKRKPKKMISVIPTPSKTPTSSSALSMLSTYSDSDHSDKLEVPPVIREMFTEDKSESSLKTETDKYEMCGQLGYFDGGGSSSDEGRTIEFPQEPSITAPSVPLSTYVCWKCNNVGHLPKDCTVTVGIRKTQPQSKTKLSAELRTHYDQCNKIKARKGSRCAECGIHSNLASCLECGVVLCDGRGHLASHLSQHSTHNTLYSHKLRRMLKCCKVSCDVVDIYELVMCSVCLGKAFTQHYSMISATWSKSGLKAIPNALCCEEHFLWHRMNCPSSMEEHFVSADSLEQQSGQSGLVSEFFL from the exons ATGGCGAATTTTTTTCCCAAACAGAAGAGAGGATTTT ATGAGAAGAGCTCCCAGCTGTCCACTGTACTACAGAATCTACGCAGCTACCAGCTCGCCACTGGAGATGTCAGCTCAGCCAAGTTGACTCTGGCCAGAGAGAAATTTG GTGATGATGATGAACGTGTGTTTGCCGCTGTTGTCAAGAATACAGTGGACAGACCGGAAGGACACGGCCCGTCTATAAAGCAACACAGAAGGAGGAAACGAA AAAGAAAGCCAAAGAAGATGATTAGTGTCATCCCCACACCCAGTAAGACACCAACCTCATCCTCTgcactgagcatgctcagtacgTACTCTGACTCTGACCATAGTGACAAGCTTGAGGTACCCCCTGTCATTAGAGAGATGTTTACCGAGGATAAATCAGAAAGCAGCTTAAAAACTGAGACAGATAAATACGAGATGTGTGGTCAGCTTGGATATTTTGACGGAGGGGGCTCATCAAGCGACGAGGGACGTACCATCGAGTTTCCACAGGAACCATCAATTACTGCACCCTCTGTTCCACTCTCTACTTATGTTTGCTGGAAATGCAATAATGTGGGTCACCTGCCTAAAGACTGCACTGTTACCGTGGGGATCCGGAAGACTCAACCACAATCAAAGACTAAATTATCAGCAGAGCTACGTACTCACTACGACCAGTGTAACAAGATCAAGGCAAGGAAAGGCAGCAGATGTGCTGAGTGTGGTATTCATAGCAACCTTGCTTCGTGTCTGGAATGTGG tgttgttttgtgtgaTGGCCGTGGACACTTGGCCTCTCATCTCTCACAGCATTCAACACACAACACTTTATACTCACACAAGCTAAGAAGAATG CTCAAGTGCTGCaaggtgtcatgtgatgtggTGGATATATACGAGCTGGTCATGTGCTCTGTGTGTCTGGGCAAAGCGTTTACGCAGCACTACTCTATGATCTCAGCCACCTG GTCAAAGTCTGGACTTAAAGCTATTCCCAACGCCCTCTGCTGTGAGGAGCATTTCCTTTG GCACAGAATGAACTGCCCCAGCTCTATGGAGGAGCATTTCGTGTCAGCTGATTCACTAGAGCAACAATCTGGACAGAGTGGACTTGTTAGTGAATTCTTTTTGTGA
- the LOC135346317 gene encoding low-density lipoprotein receptor-related protein 4-like isoform X2, producing MEDRRFQTFMVLQLLLLSLQAHFYSVQAQEEAFLIFANRDDSTEGITMTNLDGTNSKRLVTSMTASGLDYDFRDKTLFWSDIESETIYKAALNGSSPKVIVNDTSDPENIGWDWINKKLYWTDVTRGTLEVMDVETGYRKVLISMGRDAQIRGLQLDPINRWMYWTTIAPNGGGMIAKTSMDGAGTMVLHDSSIVEFPNGLTLDETSSTLYWVDAGSDKKNIVGKSLTTLSSPNMTVFRFSTRQIPFHTTYYNGGLYFTEWIGRSVSRLDLDSTPSVQELVDTNDRLGMIRVIAASKQPSFFNPCADAGVQCSQLCLLSTTDPRGYSCACTDGVELNADRHTCGPVAVTTPPTVPTVPVATSDPIIVPNGLCGTTIQCDNGGTCVDTTPNQFICRCREGYSGTFCEILPATENPSFPDDNIVLIYVLSILGIMAFMIIVSLALVLFACWMIKTRNKQNHKHHEKSSMDGLSMSSRDSHAHFVLVNGRMSEHDYMSIKSRGNSPAPSRILICNVGEQGPGTIPNNYIYEQPYLVPLPTNGSQTLDHLFSTQRTPPPEPIYNTVKSTKTQTL from the exons ATGGAAGACAGAAGATTTCAGACCTTCATGGTTCTCCAACTACTCTTACTCTCCTTGCAAGCTCACTTCTATTCAGTCCAAGCACAAG AGGAAGCATTTCTGATATTCGCAAACCGTGATGACAGTACTGAAGGCATTACTATGACAAATCTGGATGGTACCAACAGTAAGAGACTCGTCACCAGCATGACTGCATCAGGGCTTGACTATGACTTCAG AGATAAGACCCTATTCTGGTCAGACATTGAGAGTGAAACAATCTACAAGGCTGCTTTAAATGGCTCTTCTCCAAAAGTCATAGTCAATGACACCAGTGACCCAG AAAACATAGGCTGGGATTGGATCAACAAGAAGCTGTATTGGACTGACGTGACTAGAGGCACACTGGAGGTGATGGATGTGGAGACAGGGTATCGGAAAGTACTCATCTCGATGGGGAGAGATGCACAGATACGTGGACTACAACTGGACCCAATAAATAG GTGGATGTATTGGACAACAATTGCCCCTAACGGAGGAGGCATGATTGCCAAGACATCCATGGACGGGGCAGGGACAATGGTTCTCCACGACAGTAGTATAGTGGAGTTTCCCAATGGACTCACTCTAGATGAGACCTCCAGCACTCTCTACTGGGTAGACGCTGGCTCAGACAAGAAGAATATCGTAGGGAAATCACTCACAACTCTTAGCAGTCCAAATATGACTGTATTTCGATTCTCAACTCGACAAATTCCCTTCCATACAACGTACTATAACGGAGGATTGTACTTCACTGAGTGGATAGGGCGTAGTGTTTCGAGACTAGACCTTGACTCCACTCCCAGTGTACAGGAGCTAGTCGACACCAATGATCGACTGGGGATGATTAGAGTGATCGCTGCTTCCAAGCAACcatcat TTTTCAATCCTTGTGCTGATGCTGGAGTGCAATGCAGCCAGTTGTGTCTATTGAGTACCACGGACCCGAGAGGCTATTCCTGTGCCTGTACTGACGGGGTGGAGCTAAATGCAGACAGGCACACCTGTGGACCAG TTGCGGTAACTACTCCACCGACAGTACCCACTGTTCCGGTAGCTACAAGCG ATCCTATAATCGTTCCCAATGGACTGTGTGGTACGACCATTCAATGTGATAACGGTGGGACGTGTGTGGACACAACTCCTAACCAATTCATTTgccgttgtcgagaaggctacTCTGGAACATTCTGTGAGATCTTACCTGCGACCGAAAATCCTAGCTTTCCAG ATGACAACATAGTTCTGATCTATGTGCTGAGCATACTGGGCATCATGGCATTCATGATCATTGTCTCACTGGCTCTCGTTCTCTTTGCCTGTTGGATGATAAAAACTAGGAACAAGCAGAACCATAAACATCACGAGAAGTCGTCAATGGATG gaCTGAGCATGAGTAGTCGAGACTCCCACGCACACTTTGTCCTCGTTAATGGTCGCATGAGTGAGCACGACTACATGAGCATCAAGAGCCGTGGAAACAGCCCTGCCCCCTCAAGAATCCTTATCTGCAACGTTGGAGAGCAGGGCCCGGGAACTATCCCTAACAATTACATTTACGAGCAGCCTTATCTGGTTCCACTACCCACCAATGGGAGTCAAACACTCGATCACTTGTTCTCCACTCAGAGAACACCCCCTCCAGAGCCCATCTATAACACTGTCAAGTCTACCAAAACACAAACTCTCTAA
- the LOC135346317 gene encoding low-density lipoprotein receptor-related protein 4-like isoform X1 → MEDRRFQTFMVLQLLLLSLQAHFYSVQAQAHSFLAEEAFLIFANRDDSTEGITMTNLDGTNSKRLVTSMTASGLDYDFRDKTLFWSDIESETIYKAALNGSSPKVIVNDTSDPENIGWDWINKKLYWTDVTRGTLEVMDVETGYRKVLISMGRDAQIRGLQLDPINRWMYWTTIAPNGGGMIAKTSMDGAGTMVLHDSSIVEFPNGLTLDETSSTLYWVDAGSDKKNIVGKSLTTLSSPNMTVFRFSTRQIPFHTTYYNGGLYFTEWIGRSVSRLDLDSTPSVQELVDTNDRLGMIRVIAASKQPSFFNPCADAGVQCSQLCLLSTTDPRGYSCACTDGVELNADRHTCGPVAVTTPPTVPTVPVATSDPIIVPNGLCGTTIQCDNGGTCVDTTPNQFICRCREGYSGTFCEILPATENPSFPDDNIVLIYVLSILGIMAFMIIVSLALVLFACWMIKTRNKQNHKHHEKSSMDGLSMSSRDSHAHFVLVNGRMSEHDYMSIKSRGNSPAPSRILICNVGEQGPGTIPNNYIYEQPYLVPLPTNGSQTLDHLFSTQRTPPPEPIYNTVKSTKTQTL, encoded by the exons ATGGAAGACAGAAGATTTCAGACCTTCATGGTTCTCCAACTACTCTTACTCTCCTTGCAAGCTCACTTCTATTCAGTCCAAGCACAAG CACACTCTTTCCTTGCAGAGGAAGCATTTCTGATATTCGCAAACCGTGATGACAGTACTGAAGGCATTACTATGACAAATCTGGATGGTACCAACAGTAAGAGACTCGTCACCAGCATGACTGCATCAGGGCTTGACTATGACTTCAG AGATAAGACCCTATTCTGGTCAGACATTGAGAGTGAAACAATCTACAAGGCTGCTTTAAATGGCTCTTCTCCAAAAGTCATAGTCAATGACACCAGTGACCCAG AAAACATAGGCTGGGATTGGATCAACAAGAAGCTGTATTGGACTGACGTGACTAGAGGCACACTGGAGGTGATGGATGTGGAGACAGGGTATCGGAAAGTACTCATCTCGATGGGGAGAGATGCACAGATACGTGGACTACAACTGGACCCAATAAATAG GTGGATGTATTGGACAACAATTGCCCCTAACGGAGGAGGCATGATTGCCAAGACATCCATGGACGGGGCAGGGACAATGGTTCTCCACGACAGTAGTATAGTGGAGTTTCCCAATGGACTCACTCTAGATGAGACCTCCAGCACTCTCTACTGGGTAGACGCTGGCTCAGACAAGAAGAATATCGTAGGGAAATCACTCACAACTCTTAGCAGTCCAAATATGACTGTATTTCGATTCTCAACTCGACAAATTCCCTTCCATACAACGTACTATAACGGAGGATTGTACTTCACTGAGTGGATAGGGCGTAGTGTTTCGAGACTAGACCTTGACTCCACTCCCAGTGTACAGGAGCTAGTCGACACCAATGATCGACTGGGGATGATTAGAGTGATCGCTGCTTCCAAGCAACcatcat TTTTCAATCCTTGTGCTGATGCTGGAGTGCAATGCAGCCAGTTGTGTCTATTGAGTACCACGGACCCGAGAGGCTATTCCTGTGCCTGTACTGACGGGGTGGAGCTAAATGCAGACAGGCACACCTGTGGACCAG TTGCGGTAACTACTCCACCGACAGTACCCACTGTTCCGGTAGCTACAAGCG ATCCTATAATCGTTCCCAATGGACTGTGTGGTACGACCATTCAATGTGATAACGGTGGGACGTGTGTGGACACAACTCCTAACCAATTCATTTgccgttgtcgagaaggctacTCTGGAACATTCTGTGAGATCTTACCTGCGACCGAAAATCCTAGCTTTCCAG ATGACAACATAGTTCTGATCTATGTGCTGAGCATACTGGGCATCATGGCATTCATGATCATTGTCTCACTGGCTCTCGTTCTCTTTGCCTGTTGGATGATAAAAACTAGGAACAAGCAGAACCATAAACATCACGAGAAGTCGTCAATGGATG gaCTGAGCATGAGTAGTCGAGACTCCCACGCACACTTTGTCCTCGTTAATGGTCGCATGAGTGAGCACGACTACATGAGCATCAAGAGCCGTGGAAACAGCCCTGCCCCCTCAAGAATCCTTATCTGCAACGTTGGAGAGCAGGGCCCGGGAACTATCCCTAACAATTACATTTACGAGCAGCCTTATCTGGTTCCACTACCCACCAATGGGAGTCAAACACTCGATCACTTGTTCTCCACTCAGAGAACACCCCCTCCAGAGCCCATCTATAACACTGTCAAGTCTACCAAAACACAAACTCTCTAA